In Oleiharenicola lentus, the following are encoded in one genomic region:
- a CDS encoding ExbD/TolR family protein, translated as MISGPLELQSRLSPPPRDLDVFAWVNTGLIVLFFALLGSRFVLAPGLPVGLSGDGSWALPRMDGAAENAVPASVVVSYLREDVILFEGGKFTLAELRKHMEIYAKEHPGAVMLVRADRQVSIQDFAKLASMASQVGFSQAQLAMEQPVAEEGQP; from the coding sequence ATGATCAGCGGACCGCTTGAATTGCAGTCGCGGCTCAGCCCGCCGCCGCGAGATCTGGACGTTTTCGCATGGGTGAACACCGGCCTGATCGTGCTATTCTTCGCGTTGCTGGGCTCGCGCTTTGTCCTCGCGCCAGGTTTGCCGGTCGGTTTGTCCGGGGACGGTTCCTGGGCTTTGCCCCGGATGGATGGCGCAGCCGAAAACGCAGTGCCGGCTTCGGTGGTGGTCAGCTATCTGCGTGAGGACGTGATCCTCTTCGAGGGCGGTAAATTCACGTTGGCGGAACTTCGGAAGCATATGGAGATTTACGCGAAAGAGCATCCGGGTGCGGTTATGCTGGTGCGTGCGGACCGGCAGGTATCGATTCAGGATTTTGCCAAGCTGGCCTCCATGGCCTCGCAGGTGGGTTTTTCGCAGGCGCAGTTGGCAATGGAACAGCCGGTGGCAGAAGAAGGTCAGCCCTGA
- a CDS encoding MotA/TolQ/ExbB proton channel family protein: MKAFSYSVFAQGGPVMWLLMALGVAALVVFAERALYLHRSQIRSAEFLNGIKNLLQKDRLMEALTLCEETPGPIAKLVKAGLRHAGEDEQALRFAVQEAALTELPVLERRVGALAAIAQIAPLLGLLGTLLGMIQTFWLFNQGGNYATPAVLAGGMWEALLTAAAGLAVAIPAHLGRHFLTGRVRVLVHDMEWIGNELMRYLLRDYRKGGGTGV; encoded by the coding sequence ATGAAGGCTTTTAGTTACAGTGTCTTCGCCCAAGGCGGCCCGGTGATGTGGCTGCTCATGGCTCTGGGGGTGGCCGCGCTGGTGGTATTTGCAGAACGGGCGCTCTACCTGCATCGCAGCCAGATTCGCTCCGCGGAATTCCTCAACGGCATCAAGAACCTGCTACAGAAGGACCGTCTGATGGAGGCGCTCACTCTTTGTGAGGAAACGCCCGGTCCCATCGCCAAGCTGGTCAAGGCCGGGCTGCGGCATGCGGGCGAGGACGAACAGGCCTTACGCTTTGCCGTGCAGGAGGCGGCGCTGACGGAACTGCCCGTGCTCGAGCGCAGAGTGGGGGCACTCGCGGCGATCGCCCAGATTGCTCCCCTGCTTGGATTGCTCGGGACGTTGCTGGGCATGATCCAGACTTTCTGGCTTTTCAACCAGGGCGGCAACTACGCCACCCCGGCCGTGCTGGCTGGCGGTATGTGGGAGGCGCTGCTGACCGCCGCTGCCGGGCTGGCTGTCGCCATCCCCGCGCACCTCGGACGACATTTTCTCACCGGCCGGGTGCGGGTTCTCGTCCATGACATGGAGTGGATTGGCAACGAGCTGATGCGCTACCTGCTGCGTGACTACCGCAAAGGGGGGGGCACGGGCGTATGA
- a CDS encoding tetratricopeptide repeat protein: MKMPVRPTFLFLVLLSGLAVAQVADPSPLATAANARQTVPGNWIVAESRADAALQAGFPATAAGIYREILADTALAADARARVTLSLVTALLDTGDLAAADKLLQGYAGPQNSSYHLRAGLLAVRAGRLTQARNELTACRLEELVAPDRGWWYFLAASIADEDQDLTRANPLYEQASNAAVSDLQRARFELGREQSRLLARQAGEDQLPRLRSSMEQFQGQRTGYEFARSYAGALAALGRASEAQQVLERQLAFMPASERNIADQFRLMLGLIAGEGSEAGRRAFRQLLRDAQRPETRRLALHLLARGVKNQAEREQLRRELAALISATPTSPVIEDLLLVRAQSALADKDYTEAEDDARRLLDNYPATTLRPAALGVRLAVAWDLKRYRTAADVIAQLRGLLPAGPERAQLGVLLAEAYFRAEDYRNAADVYDAALREPPLAAPAGILMFQRVLSEIRADRLETAAQQLDTAAAEPAFDAENRWQAEWNLVKEMQKRDQTQAALARVERLLGAGVQGVPEALRIRLMWLRARLAFDNGQPELALRRADELINQLQQSGQMEAALRTEVASTTHLLKAQSLLSLGRDADGVAVLDKLRADFRATTAAQYSFLVQASHLSQRGDLAGAQAVLISFVDTAEYARSEYAPVALYQAALLLERQGLDRHLEEAGDRLERLIKDYANDPIVFYARLKQGDLLRKLNDFPNARLVYEYLVNNYAGHPDELLAQLALGNTLLAQGANNVSNYESAAAIFERLRDLPSAPADLRVEAGFTWGYALSKRGQPEKAQAVFWSVVDTFLLDPTQAAKLGTRGRWWLSKSLLELAQLHEEAGRLDEAQRAYQLIVDNRLSGVAQAQSKLTRFRAAGSTTP, from the coding sequence ATGAAGATGCCGGTGCGCCCCACTTTTCTGTTCCTTGTTTTGCTGTCCGGTTTGGCGGTCGCCCAAGTGGCCGACCCGAGTCCGCTCGCCACCGCGGCCAACGCCCGGCAGACGGTGCCCGGCAACTGGATCGTGGCGGAGAGTCGCGCGGATGCGGCGCTGCAGGCGGGGTTTCCGGCGACAGCCGCCGGCATCTACCGCGAAATCCTGGCCGACACCGCCCTGGCGGCGGATGCACGGGCGCGAGTGACATTGTCACTCGTGACGGCTTTGTTGGATACTGGCGATCTCGCCGCGGCCGATAAGCTGCTGCAGGGTTACGCCGGACCCCAGAACAGTTCCTATCACCTGCGGGCGGGATTGCTGGCAGTCCGCGCAGGCCGCCTGACCCAGGCGCGCAATGAACTCACGGCGTGCCGGCTCGAGGAGCTGGTGGCGCCGGATCGAGGGTGGTGGTATTTCCTCGCGGCGAGCATCGCGGATGAAGATCAGGATCTGACACGGGCCAATCCGCTTTATGAGCAGGCGTCGAACGCCGCGGTTTCAGATCTCCAACGTGCACGATTTGAGTTGGGGCGCGAGCAGTCACGTTTGCTGGCGAGGCAGGCGGGGGAGGATCAGTTGCCCAGATTGCGCAGCAGCATGGAACAGTTCCAGGGGCAGCGCACCGGCTACGAGTTTGCGCGTTCCTACGCAGGGGCGCTGGCCGCCCTGGGTCGGGCGAGCGAAGCCCAGCAAGTCTTGGAAAGACAGCTGGCCTTCATGCCGGCGAGCGAGCGCAACATCGCCGACCAGTTCCGCCTGATGCTCGGGCTGATCGCGGGCGAAGGCAGCGAGGCCGGGCGGCGGGCGTTCCGGCAGTTGTTGCGCGACGCGCAGCGTCCGGAAACGCGCCGTCTCGCCCTGCACCTGCTGGCGCGCGGCGTCAAAAACCAGGCCGAGCGCGAGCAGCTGCGACGCGAGCTGGCCGCATTGATCTCCGCCACCCCGACCAGCCCGGTCATCGAGGATTTGCTGCTGGTGCGGGCGCAATCGGCCTTGGCGGACAAGGATTATACCGAGGCGGAGGACGATGCCCGGCGGTTGCTGGACAACTATCCCGCCACCACGTTGCGACCGGCGGCCCTCGGCGTGCGTCTCGCCGTGGCCTGGGATCTTAAACGCTACCGCACAGCGGCGGATGTCATCGCGCAGTTGCGCGGTCTGCTGCCGGCGGGTCCGGAACGGGCACAGCTCGGCGTGTTGCTGGCCGAGGCCTACTTCCGGGCCGAGGACTATCGCAACGCGGCCGATGTCTACGACGCGGCTCTCCGGGAACCGCCACTGGCGGCGCCGGCGGGGATCCTGATGTTCCAGCGCGTGCTCTCCGAGATCAGGGCGGATCGTCTCGAAACGGCCGCCCAGCAACTCGACACCGCGGCGGCGGAACCGGCGTTTGACGCGGAGAATCGCTGGCAGGCGGAGTGGAATTTGGTGAAGGAAATGCAGAAGCGGGACCAGACGCAGGCAGCGCTCGCGCGGGTCGAGCGGCTGCTGGGGGCCGGCGTGCAGGGCGTGCCCGAGGCGCTGCGCATCCGGCTCATGTGGCTGCGGGCCAGGCTGGCCTTTGACAACGGTCAGCCGGAACTGGCCCTGCGGCGAGCCGACGAGCTGATCAACCAGCTACAACAAAGTGGGCAGATGGAAGCGGCCTTGCGCACGGAGGTTGCCAGCACCACCCACCTGCTGAAGGCGCAGTCGCTACTTTCCCTGGGCCGCGATGCGGACGGCGTGGCCGTGCTGGACAAGTTACGCGCAGATTTCCGGGCAACGACGGCGGCACAATATTCCTTCCTCGTGCAGGCGAGCCATCTCTCGCAGCGGGGGGATCTGGCCGGCGCGCAGGCCGTGTTGATCAGCTTCGTGGACACCGCCGAATATGCGCGCAGCGAATACGCACCGGTGGCGCTTTACCAAGCGGCATTGCTGCTCGAGCGACAGGGCCTCGACCGGCACCTTGAGGAGGCGGGCGACCGGCTGGAGCGGTTGATCAAGGATTATGCCAACGACCCGATCGTGTTCTACGCCCGGCTCAAGCAGGGGGACCTGCTGCGCAAACTAAATGATTTCCCGAATGCGCGGCTCGTTTACGAATACCTCGTCAACAACTATGCCGGTCACCCGGACGAACTGCTGGCCCAGCTGGCCCTGGGCAACACGCTGCTCGCGCAGGGCGCGAACAATGTCTCCAACTACGAGAGCGCCGCGGCCATCTTTGAGCGTCTGCGGGATTTGCCTTCAGCGCCCGCGGACCTGCGGGTTGAAGCGGGGTTCACCTGGGGTTATGCGTTGTCCAAGCGCGGACAGCCGGAAAAAGCTCAAGCGGTCTTCTGGTCGGTGGTGGACACCTTTCTTCTGGATCCGACCCAGGCGGCCAAACTGGGCACCAGGGGACGCTGGTGGCTTTCCAAATCGCTGCTGGAACTGGCCCAACTTCACGAGGAGGCCGGCCGCTTGGACGAGGCCCAGCGCGCCTACCAGCTGATCGTGGACAACCGGTTGAGCGGCGTCGCCCAAGCCCAGTCAAAGCTGACCCGCTTCCGGGCCGCAGGCAGCACGACGCCATGA
- a CDS encoding LemA family protein — MSIALVLLLVLGGGALLIGFWLIGAYNGLVTLRNRFKNAFAQIDVQLKRRYDLIPNLVETAKGYLKHERETLEAVIAARNTAYAASKAAAANPADASAMKGLLGAESGLAGALSRLMVVSEAYPDLKANQNMMQLTEELTSTENKISFARQAYNDAVTGYNTSRERFPTNLIAGIFNFAEAALFQVENAAEREAPKVKFS; from the coding sequence ATGAGTATCGCTCTTGTTCTCCTTCTCGTGCTCGGCGGCGGCGCGCTGCTGATCGGCTTCTGGCTCATCGGCGCTTACAACGGCCTCGTCACCCTGCGGAACCGTTTCAAGAACGCTTTCGCGCAGATCGACGTCCAGCTGAAGCGCCGCTACGACCTGATCCCCAATCTCGTTGAGACCGCCAAGGGTTACCTCAAGCACGAGCGCGAGACCCTCGAGGCCGTCATCGCCGCGCGCAACACCGCCTACGCCGCCTCCAAGGCCGCCGCGGCCAACCCGGCTGACGCCTCCGCCATGAAGGGTCTGCTCGGCGCCGAGTCCGGCCTCGCCGGCGCACTCTCCCGCCTGATGGTCGTTTCTGAGGCTTACCCTGACCTCAAGGCCAACCAGAACATGATGCAGCTCACCGAGGAGCTTACCTCCACGGAAAACAAGATCTCCTTCGCCCGCCAGGCCTACAACGACGCCGTCACCGGCTACAACACGAGTCGCGAGCGCTTCCCCACCAACCTCATCGCCGGCATCTTCAATTTCGCCGAGGCTGCCCTCTTCCAAGTCGAGAACGCCGCCGAACGCGAGGCCCCGAAGGTCAAGTTTTCCTAA